In the genome of Cryptomeria japonica chromosome 8, Sugi_1.0, whole genome shotgun sequence, one region contains:
- the LOC131053079 gene encoding cysteine-rich receptor-like protein kinase 25 isoform X2, with the protein MLMIVLVNLYYIIFIIVRSALKFLLVISFITLQAITKKSVTNQEGTTSTYNTSQTNGTAERGGTQELHVDLLSEQIYTNLTADQISYIKSICHESHQIGEGIFARVYRGNFQGEDLIIKKIEHRSHDTKQWVKNEVELLQGKEHINVNKLYGWYVETNLSYLAYIHIDGCTLDDHLRGNCRGFTYNWKQSFKMIMGIAKGIEFLHQNKIIHVHINPQNILVDAKDHEAKLIDFGFSRHVDWKGEQRSIEKIIDTKGSYRSPEYCLIGKLSYKHDVYSFGIVVLEMIIRRRHDDGARKLFEFHTYVTQMIENNCFEEIVQDGWDSFAVKEALAVANIALTCAHPDETKRPDMDLVVRELSSMITSG; encoded by the exons TG CTCTCAAATTTCTGCTAGTAATCAGTTTCATCACCTTACAAGCGATCACGAAGAAATCTGTGACAAACCAAGAAGGAACAACAAGTACTTATAACACAAGTCAAACAAATGGGACTGCAGAGAGAGGAGGAACCCAAGAGTTGCATGTAGATCTCTTGTCTGAGCAAATTTATACAAATCTGACAGCAGATCAGATATCATATATCAAGAGCATTTGCCATGAGTCTCATCAAATTGGGGAGGGGATATTTGCAAGAGTTTATAGAGGAAACTTCCAAGGTGAAGATTTGATTATAAAGAAAATAGAACATAGGTCCCATGACACCAAACAATGGGTGAAGAATGAAGTTGAACTCCTGCAAGGAAAGGAGCACATAAACGTAAACAAGCTGTATGGTTGGTATGTAGAAACAAACCTATCCTATTTGGCCTACATACACATAGATGGATGCACTCTGGACGACCACTTGAGAGGAAATTGTAGAGGGTTTACCTACAATTGGAAGCAGAGCTTCAAAATGATAATGGGTATTGCTAAAGGAATTGAATTCTTACACCAGAATAAAATAATTCATGTTCATATTAATCCACAAAATATTTTGGTGGATGCTAAAGATCATGAGGCAAAGCTTATTGATTTTGGATTTTCTAGGCATGTAGATTGGAAAGGTGAGCAACGGTCAATTGAGAAAATAATAGACACAAAAGGCAGCTATAGGTCTCCAGAGTATTGCTTGATAGGGAAGCTCTCTTATAAGCATGATGTTTATAGCTTTGGAATTGTTGTGTTGGAGATGATAATACGGCGGAGGCATGATGATGGAGCACGAAAGCTTTTTGAATTCCATACATATGTAACACAAATGATAGAGAACAATTGTTTTGAAGAAATTGTACAGGATGGGTGGGACAGCTTTGCTGTAAAAGAGGCCTTGGCTGTTGCAAACATAGCTCTCACATGTGCTCACCCTGATGAGACCAAGCGACCAGATATGGACCTTGTGGTCAGAGAACTTTCTTCAATGATAACGTCTGGATGA
- the LOC131053079 gene encoding cysteine-rich receptor-like protein kinase 25 isoform X1 has translation MLSFVPRTRVQLKIFQVVVAMLMIVLVNLYYIIFIIVRSALKFLLVISFITLQAITKKSVTNQEGTTSTYNTSQTNGTAERGGTQELHVDLLSEQIYTNLTADQISYIKSICHESHQIGEGIFARVYRGNFQGEDLIIKKIEHRSHDTKQWVKNEVELLQGKEHINVNKLYGWYVETNLSYLAYIHIDGCTLDDHLRGNCRGFTYNWKQSFKMIMGIAKGIEFLHQNKIIHVHINPQNILVDAKDHEAKLIDFGFSRHVDWKGEQRSIEKIIDTKGSYRSPEYCLIGKLSYKHDVYSFGIVVLEMIIRRRHDDGARKLFEFHTYVTQMIENNCFEEIVQDGWDSFAVKEALAVANIALTCAHPDETKRPDMDLVVRELSSMITSG, from the exons TG CTCTCAAATTTCTGCTAGTAATCAGTTTCATCACCTTACAAGCGATCACGAAGAAATCTGTGACAAACCAAGAAGGAACAACAAGTACTTATAACACAAGTCAAACAAATGGGACTGCAGAGAGAGGAGGAACCCAAGAGTTGCATGTAGATCTCTTGTCTGAGCAAATTTATACAAATCTGACAGCAGATCAGATATCATATATCAAGAGCATTTGCCATGAGTCTCATCAAATTGGGGAGGGGATATTTGCAAGAGTTTATAGAGGAAACTTCCAAGGTGAAGATTTGATTATAAAGAAAATAGAACATAGGTCCCATGACACCAAACAATGGGTGAAGAATGAAGTTGAACTCCTGCAAGGAAAGGAGCACATAAACGTAAACAAGCTGTATGGTTGGTATGTAGAAACAAACCTATCCTATTTGGCCTACATACACATAGATGGATGCACTCTGGACGACCACTTGAGAGGAAATTGTAGAGGGTTTACCTACAATTGGAAGCAGAGCTTCAAAATGATAATGGGTATTGCTAAAGGAATTGAATTCTTACACCAGAATAAAATAATTCATGTTCATATTAATCCACAAAATATTTTGGTGGATGCTAAAGATCATGAGGCAAAGCTTATTGATTTTGGATTTTCTAGGCATGTAGATTGGAAAGGTGAGCAACGGTCAATTGAGAAAATAATAGACACAAAAGGCAGCTATAGGTCTCCAGAGTATTGCTTGATAGGGAAGCTCTCTTATAAGCATGATGTTTATAGCTTTGGAATTGTTGTGTTGGAGATGATAATACGGCGGAGGCATGATGATGGAGCACGAAAGCTTTTTGAATTCCATACATATGTAACACAAATGATAGAGAACAATTGTTTTGAAGAAATTGTACAGGATGGGTGGGACAGCTTTGCTGTAAAAGAGGCCTTGGCTGTTGCAAACATAGCTCTCACATGTGCTCACCCTGATGAGACCAAGCGACCAGATATGGACCTTGTGGTCAGAGAACTTTCTTCAATGATAACGTCTGGATGA